Sequence from the Amycolatopsis sp. NBC_00345 genome:
GCCGCGCCAGCGAGTCGGCCAGCGGGAACTGCAGGCCCTGGTTCATGCCGATGGGCCGCCCGAACACTTCCCGCTCGTTGGCGTACCGCACGGCGCGGCGCAGCGCCGCGCGGCCGATCCCGAGCGCCTCCGCGGCCACCAGCATCCGCTCCGGGTTGAGGCCGTCCAGGATGTACTTGAACCCCTGGCCTTCCTCGCCGACGCGGTGTGCCTCCGGGATGCGCAGGTCGTCGATGAACAGCTCGTTGGAGGTGACCGCGTTGCGGCCCATCTTCCGGATCGGCCGGATGTCGACGTGGTCGCGGTCGAGGTCGGTCAGGAAGAGCGTGAGCCCGTCGGTCTTCTTCGGCGAGTCTTCGAACTTCGCGGTGCGGGTGAGGAGCAGGACCTTCTCCGACTCCATGGCCTTGGAGATCCACACCTTGCGGCCGTTGACCACGTAGTCGGAGCCGTCACGGCGGGCGAAGGTGGTGATCCGGGTCGTGTCGAGCCCGGCGCCCGGCTCGGTGACCCCGAAGCACACGTGCAGGTCGCCGTTGACGATGCGCGGCAGGCACTCGCGCTTCATCTCCTCGGAGCCGTGCACGATCACCGGGTGCATGCCGAAGATCGACAGGTGCAGCGA
This genomic interval carries:
- a CDS encoding acyl-CoA dehydrogenase family protein codes for the protein MDFELTEDQLTIRQAVAELAAKFDDQYWMEKDAAHEFPHEFYRAFADGGWLGITTPEEYGGHGFGITEASLLLEEIAASGAGMNGASSLHLSIFGMHPVIVHGSEEMKRECLPRIVNGDLHVCFGVTEPGAGLDTTRITTFARRDGSDYVVNGRKVWISKAMESEKVLLLTRTAKFEDSPKKTDGLTLFLTDLDRDHVDIRPIRKMGRNAVTSNELFIDDLRIPEAHRVGEEGQGFKYILDGLNPERMLVAAEALGIGRAALRRAVRYANEREVFGRPIGMNQGLQFPLADSLARLDAAELVLRKATWLYDNGKKCAREANTAKYLCADAGFEAADRALQTHGGMGYSEEYHVSRYFREARLTKIAPLSQEMVLNFLGEHVLGLPRSY